In Streptomyces sp. NBC_00683, the DNA window TCCCGTTCTGGACCGGGACGGGCATGTTGCGTGGATCATCCACCGAGTGGAGGACGTGACCACCTTCATGCACGCCCGTCGTGCCCTCAACCGGAAGGCGGGTGAACCGCTGACCGAGCGCGAGGAGGGGATGGAGGCCGAGCTGTATCTCCGGGCCCGCGAGCTCCAACGTCTGAACGAGGATCTGCGGGCAGCGCATGCGCGGGAGCGGAAGGTCGCCATCACGTTGCAGGAGGCAATGCTGCAATCCCCTGATCTGGCCCATCACGAGAATGTGGCGGTGCGGTACCTGCCTGCGATCGGCTCCCTGAACGTGTGCGGCGACTGGTACGACACCGTTGACCTGGCCGACGGGCATTTCTCCGTTGCCGTCGGCGACGTCGTAGGGCACGGCCTGGAGGCCGCCACTGTGATGGGGATGCTCCGCAGCGCGCTGTCCGCGGCAAGCCGGGCGGCGACCGGGCCTGCCCAGGCTCTGGAGGTGCTGGGCATGTATGCCCGCTCCGTGGAGGGCGCACTGGCGGCCACCGCGGTCACGGTGCTCGTCGACCCCCGGTCGAAACTGCTGGTCTACTCCAGCGCCGGCCACCCTCCGCCGGTGCTGGCGCACAGCGACGGCACGTGCGAGCTGCTGGAGAATGCCACCGATCCACCCCTGGGCGCGCGACCCGAACATGTGCCGCGCCCGCAGGCCAGCACCGCCTATCGCCGTGGCGACATCCTGGTCCTGTACTCCGACGGGCTGATCGAACGCCGGGGGGAGGACATTGACACCAGCCTGGATCGCCTCAAGGAAGCGCTGGGCGGGATGACCGACCTTGCTCCTGACGAGCTGGCGGACGCCTTGCTCCAGCGGCTCAACGTGGCAGGGGGCGGCGACGACGACATCTCCGTAGTCATCGTCCGCCTCTGAACGCAGCGTCCGCGAACCTTCTCGCCCTGGGCGCCGCCGAACTGGAGGTGCATGTCGTAATCCAGGTCACCGAAGTGTCTGAGCAGCTTGGCAGGCGAGTTGACCGATGGCTCGGCCGCGCGGTACCAGCAGCCGGTGCCGCCGGGCGAAGGGCGAGCGAGGTCGATGACGGCCCCGTCACAGGATCGCCACCCCTACGCCCGGCGTACGGCCGGGCCGCTCGCTGTTGTGCCGGGCGAGGTCGGACAGCGCTTCGAAATGGTCAACGCTGAACATGAGTTGCATCTGTTCTTCTCGCCGACTCGCGACGAGCTGAAGAGGGCGGCCGGGGCGACGGGCAGCGGCGGGACAGCAGGCATCCAGTCAGCGCGGCGGCGAATCCGGCCAGCCCGGCCGCCGCGAAGCCACCCGCCGGCACGGAGACGTCGACTGCCACGCCGACCATCGGGGATCCGAGCGCGAAACCTGCACTCTGCACCGAGGATTGCAGACCTGCCGCCTCACCCCGCACGCTTGCCGGCGCCAGTCGGATCACCGCGTCGGCCACCGCGGAAAGGGTCGGTGCGGCGAGAAGCCCGGTGCCGACAACGGCCACGCACAACCAGGGCCAGTCGTGGGCAAGCCCTGCGGGAATCGTCACGAGCCCGAGCAAGCCGAGCAGCAACCACGTGGGCAGCGACCGGGACAGCGCCCCGTAGATCAGCCCGCCGGCGACAGAGGCCACGCCGAGCACGGCCACGACCAGGGCGGCCCAGGACACCTGGCCTGCTTCCTCGAGCGTGGCGACGATGGCGAGATCCACGCCGCTGAGCAGCGTCGCAGTGCCGAACGCCATCGTCAGTACGGCAACCATGCCGCCGTTCAGCCACTCCCGTCGCGGGGGCCGTCCGGCAGCGCCGGCATCCGCCTCGTCCTCGGTACGCAGCGGCGGGTTGAGCCAGGCGATCGCGGTACCGCCGGCCGCGATCGCGGCGCCGAGCGCCCACACCACCAGACCGGGGGACATCTTCGCGGCGCACAGGATCACTGCCGACGGGCCCACCATGTACGACAGTTCGCCCTGCACCGACTCCAGCGCGAACGCGGCCCGGCGCTGTTCCGCCGTCGTCATCGCGGCGATCGCCTGCCTGGTCACCGGCTGGGCCGGCACCATCAGCAGGCCCGCCGCAAAGGCGGAGCCCAGCAGGATCCCGTACGGCAGGACCGGCACGCTCAGCCAGAACACGACCTGCACCACGACAGTTGTGAACAGCACCGTACGCAGGCCCCGCCGGTCGATGATGCGGCCGAGCAGCGGACCGCCCAGCGCCAGCCCGGTGGTCAGCGTCGCCGCGACACCGCCGGCTGCCACGTAGCTCATGTTCAGGCCCAGCACGACATACATCGTCAGTGCCATCACGTCAGCCGTGATCGCGGTACGGGCGAGAAAGGAAACACCCAGCAGCGACGCCATCCCTGGCACGGCGAGTATCTGTCGGTATCCCGTCACTCACAGGACGCTAGATGCTCCGTCAGGGCATAGGTAGTGGTTCATTTGCTGCGACTGACATAATGAATCGTTATGGCCAGGGATCTTGAAACCGCATTGCTGCGGTCCTTCGTCACCATCGTGCGGGCGGGCAGCATCAGCCGGGCCGCGACCACGCTCGGACAAACCCAGCCCGCGCTCAGCCAGCAGGTGCGCAAGCTCGAGAGGGCCATCGGCCGTCCGCTGCTTCACCGATCACCCTCCGGTGTCTCACCGACCCGGGCGGGCGAGGAGCTCCTGCCGTACGCCGAACGCATTCTCTCGCTCTCCGCACAGGCACTCACCGAGACCGGTCGCAGTCTCACCGGCCGCTGCGGCGTCGGGCTGCTCGAAGACCTTGCCGCGTCCCGGCTTCCGCAGGTCCTCGCCGACCTCGCCCGGCTGCACCCCGGCGCAACCCTGGAGGTGCTCAGCATGTCCAACGCCGCGATACGGGAGGCCTACGACACGGGCCGCGTCCAACTCGTCCTCAATGAGGTGCCTGCCATTCCCGGACCGCCGCGCTGGACCGTACGCCGCCCGCTGGTCTGGGCAGTCGGCCAGGGTGTGGACGTGACCGCGGACCCGCTGCCGGTGGTGCTGTTCTCGAACACGTGCTCCTGGCGTACGTCGGTGCTGGAAACCCTGGAACGCGCCGATCGGCCCTGGCGGGTGGCCTTCGAAAGCAACAGCCTGGTCAGCGTGCTCGCCGCCGTACGGGCCGGGCTCGGCGTCGCGGCGCTCATGCCCACGAACCTTGAACCGGCCATGGCCTGCCACGACTCGGACGCCCTACCCACCCTGCCGGACGTCGAGCTCGGCCTCGCACGGCACCCACGATCCGAAGGTGATCCGCTGATCGATGCCGTCGAAGCCGCGCTACGACGCATGATCTGAGTTGGCGGTCGGGCCGACGTCCAGGAGCTGGGCCGTGGCCCGTTCACGGTGGGGGACGACGAGTACGGTGTTGGCGGTTGATGAACCCCTCGACCACAGGGTGGCTAGGCTCCGGTCATGACTGATCAGTGGTACGTCCTCATCGAGGAGGACACCCGGGTGACTCGGCGGGCTGACGGCATCGACCTGAAACTGCACCGCTGGTCATTGGTGGCCCGGCACCCCATCAGCGGCACGGAGTTGCAGGCGCTCGCCGCGGCCGAGGATGCGGCCCTGCACTACATGCCGGATGTCCTGGCCCGCCATGCCCGACCGGGTGACACCCCGGCCCGTAGCGCGTTCCTCACCACGGACGGCGCCTGGCTGGTCCAGCTCAGGCAATACCACCGCGAGTGCCACATACGCGTGACCGCTGCCCGGCTCATGCACACACAGGAGGAGAAGCAGGCCCCGCCGAAAACCCTCAAGGAAAGGGTCCGACACGCCCTGGACGGCCCCGAGCCCTCAGAGAAGCCATGGGCGCCCAAAGGCTAGTGCCGGAGCAGGCTCCCACAGATCGAGCAGGCGCCGCAGATCGCCCTCGTCGTGTTCCAGGGGTGCCACCCGTGGTTGAGTAGTGGTGCCGGCGTTGTGGAGACGCTGCTCCACGGACGGTCTCCGTCGAAGCCGTGCAGCAGCTTGAGTCGGTGGTGCATCCTTCGTCGACCGATTCCGGGCTGGTATTCGCATCCGGCCGCTGCCAGTTGCTTCGACTGCCAGGACCGGACGACGCACGTCAAGTTCAGCTTTGTGCGTCCGCGGTGGGCGCACAGTCGTGGGCCCCGGGAAGGGTGAAGACGAAGCGCGTCCCGGGGGTGTGAGCGGTGTCGAGCGTGATGGTGCCGCCGTGGTATTCGACGATCTTCCTGCAGAGGGCCAGGCCGATTCCGTTGCCCGGATATGTGTCACGGGTGTGGAGGCGCTGGAAGATCAGGAAGATCCTCTCGGCGTACTCAGAACCGATGCCGATTCCGTTGTCGCTCACCGCGAATTCCCAGCGGCGTTCGACTCCCTCGGCGGAGTCCGCGCTGTCCGCGAGCCCGTGGGCGCTGATGTGGACCTTCGGCACAACGCCCGGGGAACGGAATTTGATGGCGTTGGAGATGAGGTTCTGCAGGAGGACCTCGAGCTGGGTCGGGTCGCCGTGCACGGCGGGAAGAGGGTCGTGCGTGATGACGGCCCTGGTCTCCTCGATCACCAGGCCCAGGGAATTGGTGATGCGGCGCAGCAGGGTCTCGAGGCTGACATCGGAGTCCTGGGCGTGCAGGCGTCCGACTCGGGAGAAGGTGAGGAGGTCGTTGATGAGGGTCTGCATGCGGTTGGCGCCGTCGACGGCGAAGGCGATGTACTGCTTGGCCCGGTCGTCGAGCTGTTCCGCGTAGCGGCGTTCCAGCAACTGGCAGAAACTGGCGACCTTGCGCAGCGGTTCCTGCAAATCGTGGGAGGCGACGTAGGCGAACTGTTCGAGTTCTTCGTTGGAGCGGCGCAGTTCCGTCGCTTGTTCGTCGAGTTCGGTGCGGGCGCGGTCGCTGAAGTCGAGCTCACCGGCCAGGCGCCGGCGCATTCCGTCCACGTCGGTCGCCAGAGCGCGCAGATCGGCGGGTCCGGAGGGAACGATGGAATGGTCGAACCGGCCGTCCGCGATCTTCCGTACGTCGGTGCGCAGCCGGTCCAGCGGAATCTGGACGCCTCGGCGCAGCCCCGCGAAGGCGAGTGCGAAAAGGGTGAGAACCATGCCTGCGATGGCGGTGAAGACCGTGTTGCGCAGGGTGCGTACCTCTTGCAGATCTTCGCGGGCCTGATCTCTCTCGGCCTCGATCTGGGTCTCCTGGTCGTGCAGGGCGGTGCGAAGTGAGTCGAATGCCGCCTTGCCTGACTCGGCGCGTTGGTGGGCGGCGGCCACGGGATCAGCCGCTTCGCTGACTGGGCGGGCAGTCGTGGTCTGCCACCGGTCGGCGCGCTCGAGTACCAGGGCGAGTCCGGCTGCGGCCCGCTTGTTGCCTGCCACCAAGGGCGACAGTTCCGCTGCTGCGGCGGTCTGCTGTGCGATGCCGTCCTGGTACGGCTTGAGGAATTCGCGCTCGCCCGTGATGCCGTATCCACGGATGCCCGATTCCTGATTGACCAGGGCGCTCTCCATACGGATCGAGGCGATCAGGGCCGGCGACCAGCGCTCGGTGAGCTGCTTGTTGACGTCTGTGGCGTGGGCGAGGACCCACACTCCGCATCCGGCCAGGGCGAGGAGCGTCACCAGCGCCGCCGCGGAGCAGACACCCAGCCAGCCGCGGGTGGTCCAGCCCGCTCCGGCCGACGGTGGCACCGTGGCCTGCTGCTGTTCTGCGTCGATCCGCACGTCGGGTCCCTCCTCCTGGTCCCCGGCGGCACACCGGGGCGGCGTCACCTTACCCCCGGGACAACCCTGGTTGTCCCGGGGGTCACCGCCGTCTACGGTGCTCCCATGACAGTGGAGACGCAGATGACTCCTGAGCAGGAGGAACTGGCCGAACGGGCGCGGCAGGTCGTCGCCGAAGCCGCTCGGCAGCTCATCCTGCGCACGCCGGTGGCGGATCAGGACGAGCTGGGCCCGGACGGGTTCCGGAGTGACGCGCTGGCATCGCTGCGGGCCCTGGCCTTCCTCGGCCGGGCCATCGAGGAGTGCGCGGCACTGGCCGCTCAAGCCGCCGCACAGGAGGGCGCCAATTACCCGCAGCTGGGCAGAGCCTGGGGCGTCAGTCGCCAGGGCGCCCGCAAGCGCTGGCCCGGACTCGTCATCACCGCCCGCCCCGCATCACGCCCCCTCCCCCACCACCAGACCCGGAGCCCCCTCATGAACGGCCTCGTCCCCCGCACCTACACCGTCCTGCTCGTCGAGGACGACATGGCCGACGCCATGCTCATCGAGGAGGCCCTGACCGAGCAGGGCATGGCGCGCGGGATTCAGAGGGCCGACGACGGCGTGGCGGCGTTGGAGTACCTCCGCGACCCGCGTTCCGACCGGCCCGACCTGATCGTGCTCGATCTGAACATGCCCCGCATGAACGGCCGCGAACTGCTGAACGTCCTCAAGAACGACCCGGATCTGTCGAGTATCCCCTGCGTCGTGCTGACCACTTCCGCCGCTCCTGACGACATCGACGACGCCTACCGCCAGCATGCCAACGCGTACGTCACCAAGCCCGTCAATCTCGACGACTTCATCGAGACCGTCCAGAGCATCGATTCCTTCTTTTTCGACACCGCCGTGACTCCGCGCCACCCCGTTGCCGGTGCCAGTTGAGATAGGTGCATCCGGAATCCCTGGCCGACCCAGCCCGTCGGCCGGCGTGCAGCGCCGGTACGGGCGGGCCTGGCGCTGCGCTGTGCTGTGGCTGCGCAGCGCCAGGCCCTTTTGCTTTGCCCAGGTCGGTTACGAAGTGGACTGGTTGTTGTGTGCTTCCGGTGCCCGTGCTGAGACGTGGGATGTGGGCGGGTGAGGCTGGGATTGCGGAGGCAGGTTTCAGATGATCCTGGTGACAGTTCCCGAGAAGGCCTCTTCGCCGTCCTGGATGCCGGTTATTTGAGTTTTGACCAGTCCGTCCGAGTCGGGGAGCAGAGGGGCGGTCTCGATCCAGCACGGCCGGGCAAACTCGACGTACCGCTTGAAGTCGAAACTCATCCCGGTGACCAGCGCGTCGTCTGCGTTGGTGGTGAGCAGGTCTGCCTGATGAGCGGCTTCCAGGAGGACCATGCCGGGCACGTGATCATGCGGGTGGTCGAACAGCACTTGGTGGCTGGTGTCCGTGCGCAGCTGCCATATGCGGTCCTCGGACGTAGGTGCGAGTACGACGTCCGAGGGTCGGTCGCGGTTGACGAGATAGGCGGGAATGGGTGCTTCCGGGCGCCTGGCTCGTGCGAATGCGGCTCTGGCGTCGGCATGCTCGCCGCGGAGCCGGTTGTAGAGGGCTGGAGGGAAGGCTGTGTAGCTGATCTCTGCGGTACCCAGGTGTCTGCCGTCGCGGACGGCATCCACTTTTGCCAGCAGCCGCACTGGCCCCCGTGGCCGCCGGAGGCCGCGAACTTGATGGGAGATCGTCATCACGACGTCGGAATGAGCGGGGTGGGGCCGCAGGGCGTTGGGGGCGATGCGGCAGCTGTACGAGTCCCAGCCCATCCGGTAGTCCAGCGGGATGTTGTACGCCGTGTGGGCCAGGAGGCCCAGCGCCTGGCGTACGGTCTCCGTGAACAGCAGAGGGCTGAAGTAGGAAGATCGCTGCGTGTAAAACGCGTGACGGGTCGGCCAGTCGGCCGTCACCGTGTGGTTGTCAGTCGTGTTTTCGTGCCAGCCGGTCACCAGGACTTCGCGGGTGTCCGTCTTGCCGACCAGCCGTTCAGGTGCTGGTCGGGCAGGCTCGCAATTCGGTGCTGTGCAGGCCAAGTTCGTCATGGTGCCTCACTCCTTGCTGTGCCGTGCGGTTCGTGAGGGTGCACGGCGCGCTGTCCCCCGTTGAGGTGCATGGCATAACATAGAGAAAGCTATTTTTCTTTGTCCACTGATTTAAGGAACCTTCAATGACGGCTCCGAAGCAGGAGCGTGCCGTACGCACGCGCGCGGCCATCTTGAACGCGGCCGCGGAGGCGTTCGCCGAGTCGGGCTTCTCCGGGGCGAGCGTGGCGGGTATCAGCCGACGAGCAGGGCTGACCCTGGGAGCCCTCTACTTCCACTTCCCCAGCAAGGAGGCGCTGGCCCGGGAGATCGTGAGCCAGCAAGTCGGCCGGGTCAAGCCGCCTCTCGAGTCGGAAGGGCTCCAACGCGCCATCGACGTGACCCTCACCTGGGCGGCCTGGGTCCTGGACGACCCCATGCTCCTCGCCGGAGCACGGTTGGTGCAGGATCAGGAGGCGTTCGCGGGCGGCGGCGAGAACTCCCACCAGCAGTGGACCGAGGTGCTGGTCAAGGACCTGCAGACCGCGAAGGAGCGAGAGGAACTGCTGGCCGACGCCGTCGTGCTGAGCTGGGCTCGCGTCCTGGTCAACGCCTGCACCGGCGCGCAGATGCAGGCGCAACTGACGACCGGGCGCCGGGATCTTGCCGAGCGGGTGGCGGAGATCTGGCAGTGCCTGCTGCCCGCCCTGGCCCGGCCCGAAGTCATCGCCGGCCTTGACCTGAGTGAGTCACGGGGAAGGATGCCCAGGTGAGCCCAGTGCAGAAGCCAGTACATGGAGAGGGGGCAGCCGTGCAGCCGCTCGGTCTGCTTGCCGGCCGGTCCGTCATGATCACTGGAGCGTCGAGCGGCATAGGTGCGGCTGCGGCCCGTCTTTTCGCCGAGGAAGGCGCCGGCGTCGTGCTCATGGCGCGCCGCGAACGCGAACTGCGCAGCCTGGTGCAGGAGATCACCGCGGGAGGCGGCCGGGCTGTTCTGAGTGTGGGTGACGTGAGTGTGCCGGCGGACACCGACCGTGCCGTCGCACTCGCCGTGGAGACCTTCGGCGGGCTGGACGCTGCGTTCAACAACGCCGGGTGGGGGACGCTCGGTGTGCCTATCCACGAGGTGGACCAGGCGGACTTCGACCGCATGATGGATGTGAACGTACGGGGCGTGTGGAATTGCCTGCGTTCCCAGCTGCCGGTGATGATGTCCGGCGGCGGAGGCGCGGTGGTGAACACGTCCAGTACGGCAGGGAGGTTCGCCACCGGGGCGGCCGCACCCTACGTGGCCGCGAAGCACGCCGTCGTCGGACTGACCAAGGCTGCCGCGGCCGAGTACGGCCGGTACGGGATACGTGTCAATGCCCTGATGGTGGGCGCTACGCGCACAGAACTCATTGAAGGAGTGCTGCGCGATTCGCCGGTGCAGGAGCGAGACCTTGTGGCGCGGGCGGTGCAGCAGCGGCTGGCTGAGCCGATCGAGGTTGCGCGCGCGGCGTTGTGGCTCTGCTCGGATCACAGTTCTTTCGTTACGGGGGGTGAGATCCCCGTCGAGGGCGGAGCTTTCGCAACTTAGATAAGTCGTACACCAGAGCGAATCTCCTGCAAGTTCTCCAAGTCAATGTTGTGTGGCATATGAAGCACTCGCATAGTGGTCGGCATCGATGGCCGAAGGCGCCCTGGCGCTGTTTGTCGACCTCACAAGGGTGTTCCGAGATGTCTCATGGCACGAACCTCACTGCTCCCATGCACCACAACCCGCTCCGCGGTCGTACAGCCGAGGCCGCGGCCCTTGGAGCACTGCTCCAGCATGCGCACCGTGGCACGAGCTGTCTCGTCACGGTGGAGGGGCCTCCAGGCATGGGGAAGTCACGGCTCCTGGCCGAGGCCGGGCATCTGGCACGGCGCTGTGGCGCCGAGGTCGTCGACGGTCTGGGGGCGCCGGTTTCCCGGCTGCGGACGCCTGCTCTGGTCCTGCTCGATGACGCTCAAAGGCTGCCTGACGGCGCTGCGTCTGCTATCGGCGCGCTGCGCGCCCAGTTGGCGGACCGGGCTGTTGTCTGGGTTCTGAGCCGGACTCCCGGCGCCGATGTGGCGCAGACGGATATCGGGCTCTGCGGTGCCGCAGCCGTCCAGGAGCGTTTGCTTGTCGGGCCGTTGTCCGAGCGGGCCTCGCAGCTGCTGGCCTCGGACGCCGCCGGGTGCGGGCACCAGGCTCTGACAGCACGGCAGGTGGAGGAGGCAGGCGGCCATCCGGCGACGCTCATGGCACTGGCCGCCCGAAGTCGTGATCCGGCGGTGTCTGACAGTACGGGGCCCGCAGGGTACTCGAGCGAGGTGAAGCACCTGGTCGACCGTCTTCTGCAGACCTGCTCGCCCGCCTGCCGGCGCACCGTGAGGATTGCCGCGGTGTTCGGCAGGGACATCTCCTTCGACAGCCTGAGCCGGGTTGCGGAGCTGTCCCCCGTCGCCTTGCTGAAGGACTTCGATGAAGCGACCGCAGCCGGTCTCATACGCTGCGAAGGTGCGGGCTACGCCTTCTCCAGCGAATTGTTCTGGCGCGTGGTCAGGAGCACCGTGCCTGCCCAGGTGCAGGAGGTCATGCTCAGACAGACAGCCGCATGGGCTTCGGTTCCACGGCCGCAGACTTCAGTGCGTGACCCTGCGGTGGTGGTGGCGCCTTCCGCGGACGGCGCCTCAGGACCGCAGCCCGACTGGGCGGCCGGCCAGGACACCGGCACGGTGGCCGGTGACGTACCCGGCCGTGAGAAGTGGCCTGCTCTGACCGAACAGCAGCAGACCATCGCTTCGCTGGCGGCCGACGGGCTGACCAACCGCCAGATCGGCGAGCGTATTTTTCTTTCCCCGCACACGGTGAACTACCACCTGCGCAAGGTCTACGGCACCCTGCGTGTTGCTTCGCGGATCGAACTGTCCAAGGTCGTGCATCTGACTCTTGCGGGGGCCGAAGCCGACTCGTGACAGATGTGGTGCGGGCTGCAGAGTGCCGCGGACTGCAGCCCGCACCGTGCACCGGCCGCGGTCAGTCCTGGCTCTCGGCCTGCAGGAGGTGATAGCGCTCACCGACGCCGGCCACGTACTCGAGGTCCTCATCCTCGGGGGGAGGCGGAGGGGTTCCGGGTTCTGCCTTGCGTCCCGCTTCGAGGAAGAAGCGGTCGACGCCGGACGGGGTGAACAGCAGAAGCTGCCGGGCCGGGTGAAGACCGTTGTTCCGGAAGCGGTGGGCCGTGCCCTTGGGCACGAACACGAAGTCTCCCGGCCTCACGTGATACGTCGACTCACGCGTCGTGATGTCGAGCTCGCCCGACAGCAGGTAGAACGCTTCGTCGGCGTCGGCGTGAATGTGCAGAGGAGGCCCTCCGCCCGGCGGGACCGAGGCTTCGAGCAGCGTCAGGGACCCCCCGGACTCCTCGTGCTTCAGCTTCACGGTGTAGACGTCGCCGCTCAGCCACACGGCTGGCCCTTCGCCTGCAGGCACATGGATGATCTTCGGCCGGGGAGACCCCGCAGAGTCGGACGTGACCACGTAATGCTCCTTCGTTCTCGGTCGGCCTAGAAGAACGGGCTCTGCGACTTGCCGCCCAGGAGCACGTTGCCGGTCAGCTGGAGGATGGAGTCCTGGGCAACCGCGTGCTGGCACATCGTGTTGGCGTCCCGGAGCCAGCGGTCAAGAGGCGACTTCTTGGTGTACACCGATGCGCCTCCGACCAGGTCGTACAGTGACTGGACGATCTGCCGGCCGGTACGGAAGGCGTGATAGCGGGCGAGAGCTGTGGACACCCTCTCGGTGGGGGTGGGCTCGGTGCCTGACTCCAGGGCCTGCCACTGTGTGCTCAGGGTTGCGTACACGTTGTTCCGTGCGGCGGTCAGCTCCATGTCGGCCTTGGCCACAGCCGTCTGGATCCTCACATCGGAGGCCCACGCGGTGCCCGTCTCCCGATCGACCCGGTGCTCAGCCATGTCTCGCACATGGTCGATCGCCGCCCTTGCCATGCCCAGGGGGACTCCCGACATCTTGCGCAGGATCGCGTCCGGTGCCGCGTGCAGCGGCCCGCCTCGGCGGGGAGAGTGGAAAGCGAACGAATGCTCCTCCGGCACGAACAGGTCTGCCACCTGGTAGTCCCGGCTCCCGCTGCCTGCCAGCCCGGTCGTGAACCAGGTGTCGGTGATCTCGTACTGCTCGGGACGGGCGACCATGACTCGCCACTGGCGGGCCTCACCGGTGACAGGATCCGCCTCGGGCTCGCCGTCCTTGTACACGGTGCAGCCGCCGACCAGAACGTCACAGTGCGTCGATCCGCTGCCGAACCGCCACTGGCCGGTGACCCGGTATCCGCCGGGGACGCGCTCGGCACGCCCTTGTGGGTAGATCCAGCCTGAGTTGGCCATGTCGAGGTCCGGGTAGATCTCGCGGGCCGCGTCTTCGTGCAGATAGCCGGAGTAGATCCCCGAGTCCATTGCGATCATCGAGCACCACGCCGCGGAGACGTCGCCGGCCGCGAGGGTCTCCACCAGCTCGGTCTGCTGGAGCGAGGTGAGTTCCGGGCCGCCCCAGGCCTTGGGCATGGCTGCCCGGAACACGCCGGCTTCCCGCAGGAGGGATACGACGTGAGGTGGAAGGTGCCGGTTGTTCTCGATCTCGGCAGCGTTCTCACGCAG includes these proteins:
- a CDS encoding PP2C family protein-serine/threonine phosphatase, yielding MKPELDYKSLFAATPSPYLVLAPDLVIVEVNEAYLRATGRTGEDLVGQYVFDAFPDNPADPDADGVRNLKASWGRVMATGEADVVAAQRYDIPVVARPGVFEERWWSTVNTPVLDRDGHVAWIIHRVEDVTTFMHARRALNRKAGEPLTEREEGMEAELYLRARELQRLNEDLRAAHARERKVAITLQEAMLQSPDLAHHENVAVRYLPAIGSLNVCGDWYDTVDLADGHFSVAVGDVVGHGLEAATVMGMLRSALSAASRAATGPAQALEVLGMYARSVEGALAATAVTVLVDPRSKLLVYSSAGHPPPVLAHSDGTCELLENATDPPLGARPEHVPRPQASTAYRRGDILVLYSDGLIERRGEDIDTSLDRLKEALGGMTDLAPDELADALLQRLNVAGGGDDDISVVIVRL
- a CDS encoding MFS transporter; this encodes MTGYRQILAVPGMASLLGVSFLARTAITADVMALTMYVVLGLNMSYVAAGGVAATLTTGLALGGPLLGRIIDRRGLRTVLFTTVVVQVVFWLSVPVLPYGILLGSAFAAGLLMVPAQPVTRQAIAAMTTAEQRRAAFALESVQGELSYMVGPSAVILCAAKMSPGLVVWALGAAIAAGGTAIAWLNPPLRTEDEADAGAAGRPPRREWLNGGMVAVLTMAFGTATLLSGVDLAIVATLEEAGQVSWAALVVAVLGVASVAGGLIYGALSRSLPTWLLLGLLGLVTIPAGLAHDWPWLCVAVVGTGLLAAPTLSAVADAVIRLAPASVRGEAAGLQSSVQSAGFALGSPMVGVAVDVSVPAGGFAAAGLAGFAAALTGCLLSRRCPSPRPPSSARRESARRTDATHVQR
- a CDS encoding LysR family transcriptional regulator; amino-acid sequence: MARDLETALLRSFVTIVRAGSISRAATTLGQTQPALSQQVRKLERAIGRPLLHRSPSGVSPTRAGEELLPYAERILSLSAQALTETGRSLTGRCGVGLLEDLAASRLPQVLADLARLHPGATLEVLSMSNAAIREAYDTGRVQLVLNEVPAIPGPPRWTVRRPLVWAVGQGVDVTADPLPVVLFSNTCSWRTSVLETLERADRPWRVAFESNSLVSVLAAVRAGLGVAALMPTNLEPAMACHDSDALPTLPDVELGLARHPRSEGDPLIDAVEAALRRMI
- a CDS encoding sensor histidine kinase, which gives rise to MRIDAEQQQATVPPSAGAGWTTRGWLGVCSAAALVTLLALAGCGVWVLAHATDVNKQLTERWSPALIASIRMESALVNQESGIRGYGITGEREFLKPYQDGIAQQTAAAAELSPLVAGNKRAAAGLALVLERADRWQTTTARPVSEAADPVAAAHQRAESGKAAFDSLRTALHDQETQIEAERDQAREDLQEVRTLRNTVFTAIAGMVLTLFALAFAGLRRGVQIPLDRLRTDVRKIADGRFDHSIVPSGPADLRALATDVDGMRRRLAGELDFSDRARTELDEQATELRRSNEELEQFAYVASHDLQEPLRKVASFCQLLERRYAEQLDDRAKQYIAFAVDGANRMQTLINDLLTFSRVGRLHAQDSDVSLETLLRRITNSLGLVIEETRAVITHDPLPAVHGDPTQLEVLLQNLISNAIKFRSPGVVPKVHISAHGLADSADSAEGVERRWEFAVSDNGIGIGSEYAERIFLIFQRLHTRDTYPGNGIGLALCRKIVEYHGGTITLDTAHTPGTRFVFTLPGAHDCAPTADAQS
- a CDS encoding response regulator, with protein sequence MTVETQMTPEQEELAERARQVVAEAARQLILRTPVADQDELGPDGFRSDALASLRALAFLGRAIEECAALAAQAAAQEGANYPQLGRAWGVSRQGARKRWPGLVITARPASRPLPHHQTRSPLMNGLVPRTYTVLLVEDDMADAMLIEEALTEQGMARGIQRADDGVAALEYLRDPRSDRPDLIVLDLNMPRMNGRELLNVLKNDPDLSSIPCVVLTTSAAPDDIDDAYRQHANAYVTKPVNLDDFIETVQSIDSFFFDTAVTPRHPVAGAS
- a CDS encoding ScbA/BarX family gamma-butyrolactone biosynthesis protein, which encodes MTNLACTAPNCEPARPAPERLVGKTDTREVLVTGWHENTTDNHTVTADWPTRHAFYTQRSSYFSPLLFTETVRQALGLLAHTAYNIPLDYRMGWDSYSCRIAPNALRPHPAHSDVVMTISHQVRGLRRPRGPVRLLAKVDAVRDGRHLGTAEISYTAFPPALYNRLRGEHADARAAFARARRPEAPIPAYLVNRDRPSDVVLAPTSEDRIWQLRTDTSHQVLFDHPHDHVPGMVLLEAAHQADLLTTNADDALVTGMSFDFKRYVEFARPCWIETAPLLPDSDGLVKTQITGIQDGEEAFSGTVTRII
- a CDS encoding ScbR family autoregulator-binding transcription factor — its product is MTAPKQERAVRTRAAILNAAAEAFAESGFSGASVAGISRRAGLTLGALYFHFPSKEALAREIVSQQVGRVKPPLESEGLQRAIDVTLTWAAWVLDDPMLLAGARLVQDQEAFAGGGENSHQQWTEVLVKDLQTAKEREELLADAVVLSWARVLVNACTGAQMQAQLTTGRRDLAERVAEIWQCLLPALARPEVIAGLDLSESRGRMPR
- a CDS encoding SDR family NAD(P)-dependent oxidoreductase, giving the protein MLAGRSVMITGASSGIGAAAARLFAEEGAGVVLMARRERELRSLVQEITAGGGRAVLSVGDVSVPADTDRAVALAVETFGGLDAAFNNAGWGTLGVPIHEVDQADFDRMMDVNVRGVWNCLRSQLPVMMSGGGGAVVNTSSTAGRFATGAAAPYVAAKHAVVGLTKAAAAEYGRYGIRVNALMVGATRTELIEGVLRDSPVQERDLVARAVQQRLAEPIEVARAALWLCSDHSSFVTGGEIPVEGGAFAT
- a CDS encoding helix-turn-helix domain-containing protein encodes the protein MGKSRLLAEAGHLARRCGAEVVDGLGAPVSRLRTPALVLLDDAQRLPDGAASAIGALRAQLADRAVVWVLSRTPGADVAQTDIGLCGAAAVQERLLVGPLSERASQLLASDAAGCGHQALTARQVEEAGGHPATLMALAARSRDPAVSDSTGPAGYSSEVKHLVDRLLQTCSPACRRTVRIAAVFGRDISFDSLSRVAELSPVALLKDFDEATAAGLIRCEGAGYAFSSELFWRVVRSTVPAQVQEVMLRQTAAWASVPRPQTSVRDPAVVVAPSADGASGPQPDWAAGQDTGTVAGDVPGREKWPALTEQQQTIASLAADGLTNRQIGERIFLSPHTVNYHLRKVYGTLRVASRIELSKVVHLTLAGAEADS